A part of Deinococcus aerius genomic DNA contains:
- a CDS encoding Nif3-like dinuclear metal center hexameric protein: MTPPTLTDLADWLRDTLGEAHPLFRPGPDEVRRLALALEPGDLPPTLEADALFLHRARRVGDAWPGLGVLGAHDGFDLHLTTGPNWRLARALGWTDVREVVREGKLAGITATPPQWTWREVRAAILAELGGEDDSWPPAPDAPLPLRLALMNAMNPGLIRQVADMGARLYLTGQMRPSAAGAARELGMGVIALGHRRTELWGLRQLARELRAAFPELETRVYPAEPVTPG, encoded by the coding sequence ATGACCCCGCCCACCCTCACCGACCTCGCCGACTGGCTGCGCGACACCCTCGGGGAGGCGCACCCGCTCTTCCGGCCGGGCCCCGACGAGGTGCGGCGCCTGGCGCTGGCCCTGGAACCGGGCGACCTGCCGCCCACCCTGGAGGCCGACGCCCTCTTCCTCCACCGCGCCCGGCGGGTGGGGGACGCCTGGCCGGGGCTCGGCGTGCTGGGCGCCCACGACGGCTTCGACCTCCACCTCACCACCGGGCCGAATTGGCGCCTGGCCCGTGCCCTGGGATGGACGGACGTGCGCGAGGTCGTCCGCGAGGGAAAGCTGGCGGGCATCACCGCAACGCCGCCGCAGTGGACGTGGCGGGAGGTGCGGGCCGCGATCCTGGCCGAACTCGGCGGCGAGGACGACTCGTGGCCGCCCGCGCCGGACGCTCCCCTCCCCCTGCGCCTCGCCCTGATGAACGCCATGAATCCCGGGCTGATCCGGCAGGTGGCCGATATGGGCGCGCGGCTCTACCTCACCGGGCAGATGCGGCCCTCGGCGGCGGGAGCGGCGCGGGAACTGGGAATGGGGGTGATCGCGCTGGGGCACCGCCGCACCGAGCTGTGGGGGCTGCGGCAGCTCGCGCGGGAACTGCGGGCGGCGTTCCCGGAGTTGGAAACCCGGGTCTACCCCGCCGAACCCGTCACGCCCGGCTGA
- a CDS encoding cysteine desulfurase family protein, producing the protein MIYLDYAATHPMTPEALAAYAHAAALPGNPASVHAAGQAARERLEEGRARVAAALGVDARTLIANGGGTEGDNHVLLGVARAWTEAHGRPGHLVTTRTEHSAVLAPARWLAGQGWDVTFLQPDAQGRYSPELLADALREGTALVSIHHANNEIGTVQDTAALAAVAAARGIPYHTDAVQAPGVLPLDLSGWGVTFATFSAHKWGGPRGVGFLYVRRGTTLPPVTLGGGQEGGLRPGTQNTAGVYAAGVALTHAEEAREATFDHLTRMRERFLARAASIPGLRVNHPPDASPKVASVTLPGADGEALLMNLDLLGVSASAGSACAAGTMQPSHVLTALGLSEEEARATLRFSFGAATTGEEVDAAADALAQAAEFSRA; encoded by the coding sequence ATGATCTACCTCGACTACGCCGCCACCCACCCCATGACGCCCGAGGCCCTCGCCGCCTACGCGCACGCCGCCGCCTTGCCCGGCAATCCCGCCTCCGTCCACGCGGCGGGGCAGGCCGCCCGCGAGCGGCTGGAGGAGGGCCGCGCCCGCGTCGCCGCCGCCCTGGGAGTGGACGCCCGCACCCTGATCGCCAACGGCGGGGGCACCGAGGGGGACAATCACGTGCTGCTCGGGGTGGCGCGGGCCTGGACCGAGGCGCACGGGCGGCCCGGCCACCTCGTGACCACCCGGACCGAGCACTCCGCCGTCCTCGCCCCCGCCCGCTGGCTGGCGGGTCAGGGCTGGGACGTGACGTTCCTCCAGCCGGACGCGCAGGGCCGCTATTCGCCCGAACTCCTCGCGGACGCTTTGCGGGAGGGCACCGCCCTCGTCTCCATCCATCACGCCAACAACGAGATCGGCACCGTGCAGGACACGGCCGCGCTCGCCGCCGTCGCCGCCGCAAGGGGCATTCCCTACCACACCGACGCGGTGCAGGCCCCCGGCGTGCTGCCCCTCGACCTGTCCGGATGGGGGGTCACCTTCGCCACCTTCAGCGCCCACAAGTGGGGCGGGCCGCGTGGGGTGGGCTTCCTGTACGTGAGACGCGGCACCACGCTGCCCCCCGTCACCCTGGGCGGGGGGCAGGAGGGCGGGCTGCGCCCCGGCACCCAGAACACGGCGGGCGTATACGCGGCGGGCGTGGCCCTCACCCACGCGGAGGAGGCGCGGGAGGCGACCTTCGACCACCTCACCCGGATGCGGGAGCGATTTCTGGCGCGGGCGGCGTCCATCCCCGGCCTGCGCGTCAACCACCCGCCGGACGCCAGCCCCAAGGTCGCCTCCGTCACCCTGCCCGGCGCGGACGGCGAGGCGCTGCTGATGAACCTCGACCTGCTGGGCGTGTCGGCGAGTGCCGGGAGTGCGTGCGCCGCCGGGACGATGCAGCCCAGCCACGTGCTGACCGCCCTCGGCCTGAGCGAGGAGGAGGCCCGCGCCACCCTGCGCTTCAGCTTCGGGGCTGCGACGACCGGGGAAGAGGTGGACGCGGCGGCGGACGCGCTGGCACAGGCGGCGGAATTCAGCCGGGCGTGA